From the Flavobacterium galactosidilyticum genome, one window contains:
- the mreC gene encoding rod shape-determining protein MreC, translating to MQQIFNFIFKNSNRILFLLLISISLALTIQSHSFHRSKIISSANFLSGGVYEKVNNLNEYLNLKTQNEELAIENAKLKSLLFNVKDTTTAKRLDSLKGVKLEDIIVSKVIHNSYNVYENYLTINSGERNGVKPDMGVINDKGIVGIIENTSPKYATVISILNKRTQINAKIKKSDHFGSLNWNGKSTGFVQLTDLPRLALIKIGDTIVTGGQSVIFPENINIGTIAKIYRDTQTNFYTLDVKLFNDMTNLGHVYIIKSKDRDEVLNLEKREKDE from the coding sequence ATGCAGCAAATATTTAATTTTATTTTTAAAAACAGTAATAGAATACTGTTTTTGCTGCTTATAAGCATTTCCTTAGCACTAACTATTCAGTCGCACTCCTTTCACAGAAGTAAAATTATTAGTTCCGCTAATTTTTTAAGCGGAGGCGTTTATGAAAAAGTAAATAACCTTAATGAGTATTTGAATTTAAAAACTCAAAATGAGGAACTTGCTATTGAAAACGCAAAACTAAAAAGCCTTTTATTTAACGTTAAAGACACTACTACGGCTAAAAGATTAGACAGTTTAAAAGGAGTAAAGCTTGAGGATATTATTGTATCAAAAGTAATCCACAACTCCTATAATGTTTATGAAAATTACCTAACTATAAATTCGGGGGAACGCAATGGTGTAAAACCAGATATGGGTGTCATCAATGACAAGGGAATTGTTGGAATTATTGAAAATACATCTCCTAAATACGCTACTGTAATTAGCATTTTAAACAAGAGAACTCAAATTAATGCTAAGATTAAAAAATCAGATCATTTTGGTTCATTGAACTGGAATGGAAAAAGTACTGGTTTCGTGCAGTTGACAGATCTTCCTAGATTAGCTTTAATAAAGATTGGAGATACAATTGTTACTGGTGGACAATCGGTAATTTTTCCCGAAAATATTAATATTGGAACTATCGCTAAGATTTATAGAGATACGCAAACTAACTTTTACACTTTAGATGTTAAACTATTTAACGATATGACAAACTTAGGTCATGTATATATCATTAAAAGTAAAGATCGTGATGAAGTTCTTAATTTAGAAAAAAGAGAAAAAGATGAATAG
- the mreD gene encoding rod shape-determining protein MreD: MNSTLLVNVSRFILLLAVQIIIFNNMNFLGYISPFPYILFIILYPVNGNKSGLIAASFLLGIIMDLFSNSGGTHATACLVLAYARPSIFKFAFGLSYEYQTIKINDVLTPQRFSFIFLSVIIHHFTLFLLEAFQLTYILDTLITTLLSTVFTIIICIIIIYLIKPNKR; the protein is encoded by the coding sequence ATGAATAGCACCTTGTTAGTCAACGTTTCCCGTTTTATACTTTTACTAGCCGTTCAGATTATTATATTCAACAATATGAATTTTTTGGGCTATATTAGTCCATTTCCTTATATTCTATTTATTATTCTGTATCCTGTAAATGGAAACAAGTCAGGATTGATAGCAGCAAGTTTCTTACTTGGGATTATTATGGATTTATTCAGCAATTCAGGGGGAACTCACGCAACTGCTTGTTTAGTTTTAGCCTATGCAAGACCATCAATTTTTAAGTTTGCTTTTGGTTTAAGTTATGAATATCAAACAATAAAAATAAACGATGTATTAACTCCACAACGTTTTTCATTTATATTTCTATCTGTAATCATTCATCACTTTACCCTATTTTTACTAGAAGCATTCCAACTGACCTACATTCTAGACACATTAATAACAACATTATTAAGCACCGTATTTACAATTATAATTTGTATTATTATCATATATCTTATTAAGCCAAATAAACGATGA
- the mrdA gene encoding penicillin-binding protein 2 has protein sequence MRKVLLPSLIILATSLLVIRIFYLQVVDDTLKLKSENNAIKKKYEYPERGYIYDRKGKLLVANQASYDIMVIPRELKKTDTLEFCQLLNITKEEFIKKIEKAKIYSPRLPSVFLSQLNKSEFAAFQEKIRKYEGFYFQKRSLRDYDVGFGANIFGSITQVNEKIVDKNPYYNSGDLIGKQGVEESYEELLRGVKGVKYVQKDKYNREIGSYKDGKYDTIAVQGEDINLSIDAELQKYGEELMINKRGGIVAIEPSSGEILALVTAPSYDPGILVGRQRSKNYTQLYHDSIAKPLYDRALLAEYAPGSPFKILTGLVALQEGVIDENSTVMCNHGFSYARGRFMRCHCSGGALQLHRAIYQSCNSYFATAFMRNINKYAKPAQGVDIWSNHLKSFGLGQFMGYDLPTGKRGKIPDSKTYKRMYPNGGWRSTAIVSNAIGQGEVVMTPIQLANMMATVANEGFYYTPHIIKKIEEHQIDKKFTTKHVTTVDKKYFKPIISGLFDVYNSGTARALRVEGIDICGKTGTAENFAKIGGVKVKLEDHSIFVAFAPKDNPKIAIAVMVENGGYGATIAGPIASLMIEKYLRQKITRVDLEKRMLATSLQSRYAKLGGLSEKVKAQIRISDSLLNKKKAIPAVKVKIDSTTEKKQAI, from the coding sequence ATGAGAAAAGTCTTGTTGCCTTCTTTAATAATTCTTGCGACTTCTTTGCTTGTTATACGTATTTTTTATTTACAGGTTGTTGATGATACTTTGAAATTAAAGTCGGAAAACAATGCTATTAAAAAGAAATACGAATACCCTGAGAGAGGCTACATTTACGACCGAAAAGGAAAACTTTTGGTTGCTAATCAGGCATCTTACGACATCATGGTTATACCACGTGAGCTAAAAAAAACAGATACTTTAGAGTTTTGTCAATTACTGAATATCACTAAAGAAGAATTCATCAAAAAAATTGAAAAGGCTAAAATATACAGCCCAAGACTTCCCTCTGTTTTCTTATCACAATTGAATAAAAGTGAATTTGCTGCTTTCCAAGAAAAAATTCGAAAATATGAAGGCTTTTATTTCCAAAAGCGTTCGTTAAGAGATTACGATGTAGGTTTTGGTGCAAATATTTTTGGGTCTATCACTCAAGTAAATGAGAAAATAGTTGATAAAAACCCTTATTACAATAGTGGTGACTTAATTGGAAAACAAGGTGTAGAAGAAAGTTACGAAGAGCTTTTAAGAGGTGTTAAAGGAGTCAAATATGTCCAAAAAGACAAATACAATCGTGAAATTGGCTCTTATAAAGACGGAAAATACGACACTATAGCTGTTCAGGGCGAAGATATAAATCTTTCTATAGATGCTGAACTACAGAAATATGGTGAAGAATTGATGATTAATAAAAGAGGTGGAATTGTTGCTATAGAACCTAGCTCAGGCGAAATATTAGCACTAGTTACTGCACCTTCTTACGACCCAGGTATTTTAGTAGGAAGACAGCGGTCTAAAAACTATACTCAATTATATCACGATTCTATTGCAAAACCTCTTTACGATAGAGCGCTATTAGCAGAATACGCTCCTGGATCACCATTTAAAATCTTAACGGGGTTAGTCGCTTTACAAGAAGGTGTTATCGATGAGAACAGCACAGTAATGTGCAACCATGGTTTCAGTTATGCTCGCGGTCGATTCATGAGATGTCACTGCAGTGGAGGTGCGCTACAACTACATCGAGCAATTTATCAATCTTGTAATTCCTATTTTGCGACAGCATTTATGCGTAACATAAATAAGTATGCGAAACCAGCGCAAGGAGTTGATATCTGGAGTAATCATCTAAAGAGCTTTGGTTTAGGACAATTTATGGGTTACGATTTACCAACAGGTAAAAGAGGAAAAATACCTGATTCTAAGACTTACAAAAGAATGTATCCTAATGGTGGTTGGCGAAGCACTGCTATAGTTTCAAATGCAATAGGTCAGGGAGAAGTTGTAATGACGCCAATTCAACTTGCTAATATGATGGCTACAGTGGCTAATGAAGGCTTTTACTACACTCCTCACATCATAAAAAAAATTGAAGAGCACCAAATTGATAAAAAGTTCACTACCAAACATGTTACCACCGTTGACAAAAAATATTTCAAACCTATTATAAGTGGTTTATTTGATGTTTATAACTCCGGAACTGCGAGAGCACTAAGGGTTGAAGGAATTGACATTTGTGGCAAAACTGGTACTGCAGAAAACTTCGCGAAAATAGGAGGTGTAAAAGTAAAATTAGAAGACCATTCTATATTTGTGGCGTTTGCGCCAAAAGACAATCCTAAGATTGCAATTGCAGTAATGGTTGAAAATGGAGGATATGGCGCTACCATTGCAGGACCTATCGCCAGTTTGATGATTGAAAAGTACCTGCGCCAAAAAATTACAAGAGTAGATTTAGAAAAAAGGATGCTGGCAACAAGTTTACAAAGTAGATATGCAAAACTAGGAGGACTTTCTGAAAAAGTGAAAGCACAGATAAGAATTAGTGATTCCCTTTTAAACAAGAAAAAAGCAATCCCTGCAGTAAAAGTAAAAATTGATTCTACGACCGAGAAAAAACAAGCGATATAA
- the rodA gene encoding rod shape-determining protein RodA has translation MKNQSVSNNIDWISIIIYTLLVILGWLNIYSSSLSSMEDTYQKQLIFIVLTIPLIFVVLSVDGKFYEKYASIIFIISLLSLVGLFAFGKTIAGQRCWYAIGSFTLQPSEFAKAATSLALAKYLSDTQINLKEVSRQWQALAIILLPVMLILPQPDPGSALIYSIFIIVLYREGLPAWYVLTGFVTIFLFVLTLVLEPQYVILIGLAVLVIIHFKSRLGDRNIVLSSILFVLMSGFVLSVDYVFDNVFKQHHRDRFNILLGKTVDMKGVGYNTNQSEIAIGSGGWIGKGFLEGTQTKGGFVPEQHTDYIFTTVGEEWGFAGSLVVIALFAGLFLRIIYLAERQKTKFSRVYGYCVAGILFTHFFVNIAMVVGIFPTIGVPLPFFSYGGSGLWGFTILLFIFIKMDANKVNEW, from the coding sequence ATGAAAAACCAAAGTGTATCAAATAATATTGACTGGATAAGTATAATAATTTATACGTTATTGGTTATTTTGGGCTGGCTTAACATATACTCCTCCTCCTTGTCCTCGATGGAAGATACGTACCAAAAGCAATTGATATTCATTGTACTTACCATTCCTTTGATTTTCGTAGTACTATCAGTTGATGGTAAATTTTACGAAAAATATGCGAGTATTATTTTTATAATCTCGCTATTATCACTTGTAGGTTTATTTGCATTTGGAAAAACCATTGCAGGGCAGCGTTGCTGGTACGCAATAGGAAGCTTTACATTACAACCGTCAGAGTTTGCAAAAGCTGCAACCTCATTAGCGCTAGCGAAATATTTAAGTGACACTCAAATTAATTTAAAAGAAGTCAGTAGGCAGTGGCAGGCGCTAGCCATTATACTTTTACCAGTAATGTTGATTTTGCCGCAGCCCGATCCCGGAAGCGCCTTAATTTACAGTATATTTATAATTGTTTTATACCGCGAGGGACTTCCTGCATGGTATGTGTTAACTGGTTTTGTCACCATATTTTTGTTTGTATTAACGCTCGTATTAGAACCCCAATACGTAATACTTATTGGATTAGCTGTGTTAGTTATCATCCATTTTAAATCGAGATTAGGGGACAGAAATATTGTTTTAAGTAGTATTCTATTTGTGCTTATGTCAGGATTCGTCTTATCTGTAGATTATGTTTTTGATAATGTTTTTAAACAACATCATAGAGACCGTTTCAATATTCTGTTAGGTAAAACTGTTGATATGAAAGGAGTTGGATACAACACCAATCAATCTGAAATCGCGATTGGATCAGGCGGATGGATTGGGAAAGGCTTTCTAGAAGGAACGCAAACTAAAGGAGGTTTTGTACCAGAGCAACATACGGATTATATTTTCACTACAGTAGGCGAAGAATGGGGTTTTGCTGGCTCATTAGTTGTAATAGCTCTTTTTGCAGGCCTATTCCTTAGAATAATATATTTGGCAGAAAGGCAGAAAACAAAATTTAGTAGAGTTTACGGATATTGTGTTGCAGGAATTTTATTTACCCACTTTTTTGTAAATATTGCAATGGTCGTTGGTATTTTCCCAACCATTGGAGTTCCACTACCTTTCTTTTCCTATGGTGGATCTGGACTCTGGGGATTTACTATTTTGTTATTTATTTTCATAAAGATGGATGCCAATAAAGTAAATGAATGGTAA
- a CDS encoding DNA/RNA non-specific endonuclease — MIRQSYSFLILFFVSFLFSCNKNQGTDKPIIKQEEGTRVLVNEDVQTSNSHARNDTSKNVVFDYLPTSTTNQIVKNAYYTLSYSESHEQSEWVAYELKKDYVRNNHFRRPFFNEDTKVTTGSADWKNYKNSGYDKGHLVPAGDMSFDLNAYNDTFFTSNISPQVHDFNNGIWNRLEQKVRYWAVKYNGVYVVTAGVLDKPLKTIGKEKVSVPKYFYKVLLTTSENDIKMISFLVPNEASTRPLYEFVVAVDHLEKLTGIDFFPALDDTIENKLESTDDYKSWSFK; from the coding sequence ATGATAAGACAGAGTTATAGCTTTTTGATATTATTTTTCGTCAGCTTCTTATTTTCTTGTAATAAAAATCAAGGGACAGATAAGCCGATTATAAAACAAGAGGAGGGAACTCGTGTATTAGTTAATGAAGACGTACAGACAAGTAATAGCCACGCACGAAATGATACGAGTAAGAATGTAGTTTTTGATTATTTACCTACGTCCACCACCAACCAGATTGTGAAAAATGCGTATTATACGCTTTCTTACAGCGAATCTCATGAGCAATCGGAATGGGTAGCGTACGAACTAAAGAAAGATTACGTAAGGAATAATCATTTTAGAAGGCCTTTTTTTAATGAAGATACTAAAGTAACAACAGGTTCAGCTGATTGGAAAAATTATAAAAATTCTGGTTATGATAAAGGTCATTTGGTTCCGGCAGGGGATATGAGTTTTGATTTAAATGCATATAACGACACTTTTTTTACTTCAAATATTTCTCCCCAAGTACATGATTTTAACAACGGTATTTGGAATAGATTAGAGCAAAAAGTCCGTTACTGGGCTGTGAAGTATAATGGTGTTTATGTAGTTACTGCTGGAGTTTTAGACAAGCCACTAAAAACTATAGGAAAGGAGAAAGTTTCAGTTCCTAAATATTTTTATAAAGTTTTATTGACTACATCCGAGAACGATATAAAAATGATTTCTTTTCTGGTGCCCAATGAAGCTAGCACGAGGCCTCTTTATGAATTTGTAGTTGCTGTTGATCATCTCGAAAAGCTTACTGGCATAGATTTCTTTCCCGCTTTAGATGATACAATAGAAAATAAATTAGAGAGTACCGACGATTATAAATCGTGGAGTTTTAAATAA
- a CDS encoding carboxy terminal-processing peptidase encodes MNTILNFMKRNYKIILAVVCISVTLFAFKMNASKANDPEKDKLLLELLTFVIEKGHYSPSPIDDAFSKGVYKDYIQALDPSKRFFLQSDVDEFSKFELQLDDQIMNKDLSFFDLTYTRLMQRMDESKKIYKDVLSKPFDYKIDESFNTDYEKAPYSKNFKDLTDRWRKQIKLSTLSSLTDRLEMQDNKSKGIVKTKDSTAVLNSDQNLKLDSYDSDKSSADKGDGKIKSFEELEKDTRASALKSLDEYFGFMNDLDRNDWFSVYINSITARFDPHTNYFAPEEKERFDVSISGKLEGIGARLQKKNDYTEITELISGGPAWRGKLLESGDLIMKVAQGNKEAVDVVGMRLDDVVKKIKGPKGSEVRLTVKKVDGTIKVIPIIRDIVEIEETYAKSSIVNKDGLKYGVIYLPKFYIDFENKDGRDAGKDIAIEVDRLKKAGVNGIVLDVRDDGGGSLSTVVDIAGLFIEQGPIVQIKSAGRKKEVLYDRDKKIEYDGPLVIMVNSFSASASEILAAAIQDYKRGIIIGSKQTYGKGTVQNVIDLNQFVRNSGVGDLGAIKTTTQKFYRINGGSTQLEGVHSDIVMPDRYAYLKMGERDIENAMPWDKIDKTDYIEWNKNANFNQAIANSKNRISANPQFQLIEENAKWIDSRSKDNVYSLNIDKFKTAQSEVEEKAKKYKPIMDYKNALSFTSLPYETDAMNKDVTLKEKRERWHEALSKDVYVEEALNVLDDLQTKTVSKKIMPVKLKKEKLAKS; translated from the coding sequence ATGAATACTATTCTTAACTTTATGAAAAGAAATTATAAAATTATACTTGCTGTCGTATGCATATCGGTGACATTATTCGCCTTTAAAATGAATGCTTCAAAAGCAAATGATCCTGAAAAGGATAAATTGCTTTTGGAATTACTAACGTTCGTAATAGAAAAAGGACATTATAGTCCCTCTCCTATAGATGATGCATTCTCAAAAGGTGTGTATAAAGATTACATTCAAGCTTTGGATCCATCCAAAAGATTCTTTTTGCAATCTGATGTCGATGAATTTTCAAAATTTGAATTGCAATTAGATGATCAGATTATGAACAAGGATTTGTCTTTCTTTGATTTGACTTACACACGATTGATGCAAAGAATGGACGAAAGTAAAAAAATCTATAAAGATGTTTTGAGTAAACCATTCGATTATAAAATCGATGAGAGTTTTAATACGGATTATGAAAAAGCACCTTACTCTAAAAACTTTAAGGATCTTACTGATAGATGGCGCAAGCAGATCAAATTATCTACTCTTTCGTCATTAACTGACCGTTTAGAAATGCAGGATAATAAAAGTAAGGGTATCGTTAAAACTAAAGATTCTACAGCGGTATTAAATTCTGATCAAAATCTTAAACTAGATTCTTACGACTCTGATAAAAGTAGCGCTGACAAAGGGGATGGTAAAATTAAATCGTTTGAAGAATTAGAGAAAGATACTAGAGCTAGTGCGCTAAAATCTTTGGATGAGTATTTCGGTTTTATGAATGATTTAGATAGAAATGATTGGTTTTCTGTTTACATTAATTCAATAACTGCACGATTTGATCCTCATACAAACTATTTTGCTCCAGAGGAAAAAGAACGCTTTGATGTGAGTATTAGTGGGAAACTAGAAGGAATTGGAGCGCGCCTTCAAAAGAAAAATGATTACACTGAAATTACCGAACTTATTTCTGGTGGACCAGCGTGGAGAGGAAAACTACTTGAATCTGGTGATTTAATTATGAAAGTGGCGCAAGGAAATAAAGAAGCAGTTGATGTTGTTGGGATGCGTCTTGATGATGTAGTTAAGAAAATAAAAGGGCCTAAAGGTTCAGAAGTTCGTCTTACTGTTAAAAAAGTGGATGGAACTATTAAGGTTATCCCAATCATTAGAGATATTGTTGAAATCGAAGAAACCTACGCTAAATCAAGTATTGTAAACAAAGATGGATTAAAATATGGTGTGATTTATTTGCCTAAATTCTATATTGACTTTGAGAACAAGGATGGAAGAGATGCAGGTAAAGATATCGCTATAGAAGTAGATCGATTGAAAAAAGCTGGTGTTAACGGAATTGTCTTAGATGTTCGTGATGATGGTGGCGGATCTCTATCTACTGTTGTTGATATTGCAGGACTGTTCATTGAGCAAGGTCCAATAGTTCAAATTAAATCAGCTGGTAGAAAGAAAGAAGTGCTTTACGACAGAGATAAGAAAATTGAGTATGATGGGCCTTTAGTAATAATGGTGAATAGTTTTTCAGCTTCAGCTTCTGAAATTCTAGCGGCGGCAATACAAGATTATAAAAGAGGAATTATCATTGGTAGTAAACAAACTTACGGTAAAGGAACGGTGCAAAATGTTATCGATTTGAATCAATTTGTTCGTAATAGTGGTGTAGGTGATTTAGGAGCTATTAAAACGACAACGCAAAAATTCTATCGAATAAACGGCGGTTCTACTCAACTAGAAGGAGTGCATAGTGATATTGTTATGCCTGATCGTTATGCGTACCTTAAAATGGGTGAGCGTGATATAGAGAACGCAATGCCATGGGATAAAATTGACAAAACAGATTATATTGAATGGAACAAAAACGCCAATTTTAATCAAGCTATTGCAAATAGTAAAAATAGAATAAGTGCTAATCCTCAATTTCAATTAATTGAAGAAAATGCAAAGTGGATTGACAGCAGAAGTAAAGATAATGTTTATAGTCTGAATATAGATAAATTCAAAACGGCTCAATCAGAAGTGGAGGAAAAGGCTAAAAAATATAAACCAATTATGGATTATAAAAACGCACTTTCGTTTACTTCATTGCCTTACGAAACTGACGCTATGAATAAGGACGTTACTTTGAAAGAGAAAAGAGAAAGATGGCATGAAGCATTATCGAAAGATGTTTACGTTGAAGAAGCCTTAAATGTCTTAGATGATTTGCAAACTAAAACAGTTTCAAAAAAAATCATGCCTGTTAAATTAAAGAAAGAGAAATTAGCGAAATCATAA
- the surE gene encoding 5'/3'-nucleotidase SurE, which yields MKNSRPLILITNDDGVSAPGIKALISVMAELGEIVVVAPDSPQSAMGHAITTNSTLYLNKISKEGDPYLEYSCSGTPVDCVKLAVNEILKRKPDLCVSGINHGSNSSINVIYSGTMSAALEAGIEGIPAIGFSLADFDWNANFEPVKSFVKKISLQVLENGLPEGVILNVNFPKLAAKDIKGIRVCRQAKARWMEKFDKRKTPQGRDYYWLAGEFVNQDKGEDTDEWALENNYISVVPVQFDLTAHHTIQQLNTWNWNE from the coding sequence ATGAAAAACAGTAGACCTTTAATTCTAATTACGAATGACGATGGCGTTTCGGCTCCAGGAATAAAAGCACTAATTTCAGTAATGGCTGAATTAGGCGAAATTGTAGTTGTGGCGCCAGATTCTCCACAAAGCGCAATGGGTCATGCGATTACCACCAACAGCACTTTGTATTTAAACAAAATCTCTAAGGAAGGTGATCCGTATCTTGAATACAGTTGTTCCGGTACTCCAGTAGATTGTGTAAAATTAGCAGTGAACGAGATTTTAAAAAGAAAACCTGATTTATGCGTTTCAGGAATAAATCATGGCTCTAACTCTTCGATAAACGTAATTTATTCAGGAACAATGAGCGCTGCACTCGAAGCCGGAATAGAAGGCATTCCAGCTATAGGTTTCTCACTAGCAGATTTTGATTGGAACGCTAACTTTGAACCTGTAAAATCATTTGTCAAAAAAATCTCCTTACAAGTTTTAGAAAACGGCTTGCCAGAAGGTGTTATATTAAATGTCAATTTTCCAAAATTAGCAGCAAAAGACATTAAGGGAATTCGAGTTTGTCGTCAAGCGAAAGCCCGATGGATGGAAAAATTTGATAAGAGAAAAACACCGCAAGGAAGAGACTACTACTGGCTCGCTGGAGAATTTGTCAACCAAGATAAAGGCGAAGACACTGATGAGTGGGCACTAGAAAATAACTACATATCAGTAGTTCCTGTCCAATTTGATTTGACTGCACATCACACGATCCAGCAACTTAATACTTGGAATTGGAATGAATAA
- the lpxB gene encoding lipid-A-disaccharide synthase, with product MKYYIIAGEASGDLHGSNLMKELYKKDPNANIRFWGGDLMTAAGGTLVKHYRELAFMGFIEVIFNLKTILGNIKICKKDILSFQPDVLIFIDYPGFNMRIAKWAKVLGMKTHYYISPQIWAWKENRITDIKRDVDKMYVILPFEKKFYEDKHNYPVEFVGHPLIDAIHNQPKVDPALFRENNQLNDKPIIAILPGSRKQEITKMLSVMLSVVHDFPDYQFVIAGAPSQDFSFYQDFITQDNIKFISNKTYDLLSNATAALVTSGTATLETALFKVPEVVCYKGSWASYQIAKRIITLKYISLVNLIMDEEVVTELIQDDCNTKRIREELQKILNTNHRNTLLEKYALLEQQLGGIGASEKTAALIVNNLRQT from the coding sequence ATGAAATATTATATAATTGCAGGAGAAGCTTCAGGTGACTTGCATGGTTCTAATTTGATGAAAGAACTGTACAAAAAAGATCCAAATGCTAATATCCGTTTTTGGGGTGGTGATTTAATGACAGCTGCAGGTGGAACCTTAGTGAAACATTATCGTGAATTAGCTTTCATGGGGTTTATCGAGGTAATTTTTAATTTAAAAACCATTCTAGGTAATATTAAAATATGTAAAAAGGACATACTTAGTTTTCAACCTGACGTTCTTATATTTATTGACTATCCAGGATTTAATATGCGAATTGCAAAATGGGCAAAAGTTTTAGGAATGAAAACCCATTATTATATTTCTCCGCAAATTTGGGCTTGGAAAGAAAATAGAATTACTGATATTAAACGTGATGTTGATAAAATGTATGTGATTTTGCCTTTCGAGAAAAAGTTCTACGAAGACAAACACAATTACCCAGTCGAATTTGTTGGTCACCCATTAATTGATGCAATTCACAATCAACCGAAAGTAGACCCAGCACTTTTCAGGGAAAATAATCAATTAAACGACAAACCAATAATCGCAATTTTACCTGGTAGCAGAAAACAAGAAATTACAAAAATGCTGTCAGTAATGCTAAGTGTTGTTCATGATTTTCCTGATTATCAATTTGTAATTGCGGGTGCTCCTAGTCAAGATTTTTCTTTTTATCAAGATTTTATTACTCAAGATAATATAAAATTTATCTCAAACAAAACCTATGATTTACTGTCAAATGCAACAGCTGCATTGGTAACTTCAGGAACAGCTACGCTAGAAACGGCACTTTTTAAAGTTCCAGAAGTGGTATGCTATAAAGGCAGTTGGGCATCGTACCAAATTGCAAAACGAATTATTACACTCAAATACATTTCGTTAGTAAACTTGATTATGGATGAAGAGGTTGTGACTGAATTGATTCAAGACGATTGTAATACGAAACGTATTCGAGAAGAACTTCAAAAAATATTAAACACAAATCATCGCAATACGCTTTTAGAAAAATATGCGTTATTAGAACAGCAATTAGGCGGAATAGGTGCAAGCGAAAAAACGGCCGCGCTCATTGTCAATAATTTACGACAAACTTAA
- a CDS encoding C40 family peptidase, with product MKHFVLLILLASFFTACKSTSPIVTSKKERNSRSENKKTERLVEQLIDVATKNIGVRYKYGGTTKAGYDCSGLMYTVFNSENIVLPRNSYAQSKIGVVLNQKKDQVQKGDLVFFKTNKSNQINHVGIVIEANDDEIKFIHSSTSKGVIISSTKEPYYRNTLVQINRVL from the coding sequence TTGAAACATTTCGTCCTTCTAATATTATTAGCAAGCTTTTTCACGGCTTGTAAATCAACATCGCCTATTGTCACTTCAAAAAAAGAAAGAAATTCTCGTTCCGAAAATAAAAAAACAGAGCGCTTAGTAGAACAATTAATTGATGTGGCTACTAAAAACATTGGGGTAAGATATAAATATGGAGGCACCACAAAAGCGGGGTATGATTGCTCTGGATTAATGTACACCGTTTTCAACTCAGAAAATATAGTGCTACCGCGCAACTCGTACGCACAATCTAAAATTGGTGTAGTTTTAAATCAAAAAAAAGATCAGGTTCAAAAAGGAGATTTGGTTTTTTTCAAGACGAATAAAAGTAACCAAATTAACCATGTGGGAATTGTCATCGAAGCTAACGATGATGAAATTAAATTTATCCATTCCTCTACTTCAAAAGGAGTTATTATTTCCTCTACTAAAGAACCATACTACAGAAATACCCTTGTTCAAATCAATCGGGTTTTATAA